The genomic stretch TTGTTTTGAACAACTAAAAAAAGAAAGACTTATGTATGAATTTTCAGAGATTGATGGCAAGTATTATGTAGTTACAACATCTGAAGAAGATATAAAAAAGGCGTATCAGAGCATAAAAGAGATGGTGGACTTTGCGACAGAGATTGTATTTGCTTTTTCAAGAAGGATTACAAAATGGGCTCAATTTTTTGATGCTATATACGAGGCAGCATACTCTTTAAACTTTGCACTTTTTTATAATCAAACAGGAATTACATTTTATAGTAGCAGTCTGCCCAGTTCAAAAGAGCTTTTGTACTCGAAAGAATATGACAAAAATCTCATTTTGGCTATCGAAGAAGAGAATAGCCAGAACCTACAAAAGATAATTAAAGAAATGTTGGAGGATATTAAAAAAGGAAGGTATAAGCTTGACTTTTTGAAAACGTATTTGAGCTTTGTGGTGGTATCTATAAGTTCTTATTTTAGCAGAATGGGACTAAATTTAGAAGATGAGATAGAGTACTTTTCAGGCTTGAGGCTGGAATTTTCAAACGTTGAGGATATAGAAAAAAGTATGCTTAAGTTTTGCGAAGGGATACTGAACAAGTTCAGACAGTGGAAAACAAGCCTATCTAACGGTATCATGAGTGAGCTTGAAAAGTATATAAAAGAAAACTATAACAAGAACCTGACGCTGAAATCTGTTGCGCAAAAGTTTTATCTAAATCCTGTATACTTGGGTCAGCTTTTCAAAAAGCATTATGGGATGTATTTCAACTCTTATTTGCAAAAGATACGCGTTGAAGAGGCAAAAAGGCTTTTGATGTCAACAAATATGAAGATATACGAAATTTCACAGGCAGTTGGGTA from Caldicellulosiruptor kronotskyensis 2002 encodes the following:
- a CDS encoding response regulator transcription factor; translation: MLYKVLIVEDEVFMREGLKNLIDWKELGFEIVGEAEDGISAFEFLKKMQVDVLISDIKVPLLSGLDLIERVKREIKNLPEVIIISGYADFEYAKKAIQHGVVNYILKPIEEEELVDTLIKVKSKLKKRELIKKGESLLALERSFKETIESNNIKIENGVYVGIVYFIEMSSWLSLYFDEGIENILSRINGCFEQLKKERLMYEFSEIDGKYYVVTTSEEDIKKAYQSIKEMVDFATEIVFAFSRRITKWAQFFDAIYEAAYSLNFALFYNQTGITFYSSSLPSSKELLYSKEYDKNLILAIEEENSQNLQKIIKEMLEDIKKGRYKLDFLKTYLSFVVVSISSYFSRMGLNLEDEIEYFSGLRLEFSNVEDIEKSMLKFCEGILNKFRQWKTSLSNGIMSELEKYIKENYNKNLTLKSVAQKFYLNPVYLGQLFKKHYGMYFNSYLQKIRVEEAKRLLMSTNMKIYEISQAVGYNDTDYFIQCFTKFCNMTPNQFRKKYRKV